CCGTGTAGCTCCCTCAGAAAAGCTATTTTTGACTACAACTACTTTCATTATACGTAGTTCTACGCATTTTGCCGTTTGTGGGATGTACGGAGGATCGTACCTTTGGTCCTTTCCTAATAATCACTAAATCTTACAGGCATGAAGCTGGGAACTAAACTCATTCACGCGGGTGTAACGCCGGATCCATCCACCGGTGCCATTATGACCCCCATATTTCAGACCTCCACGTATGTTCAAAGCGCCCCTGGCCAGCACAAAGGCTATGAGTATGCCCGTACCCAGAACCCTACCCGCGATGCCCTGCAAAATGCACTGGCAGCCATAGAAAATGGGAAATTCGGTATCTCCTTCGGTAGTGGTCTGGCCGCTACAGATGCAGTGATGAAACTCCTGAACCCCGGAGATGAAGTCATTGCCAGCAACGACCTTTATGGTGGCACCTATCGCATCTTTACTAAAATATTTGAGCGCTATGGCATCAAATTTCATTTCGCAGGCATGCAGGATGCACAGAACATCCGCAATTATATCAATGCCAATACAAAGCTGATCTGGATAGAAACACCTACCAATCCGCTGCTCAACATTATCGATATTGCCGCCTGTGCACAAATTGCCGGCGAACATAATTTACTCCTGGCGGTCGATAACACCTTCGCCTCTCCCTACCTCCAGAATCCACTGGATCTGGGTGCTAACATCGTAGTCCATTCTGCCACCAAATACCTGGGTGGCCACAGCGATGTCGTACATGGCGCTATCATCGTAAAAGATGAAGAACTCGCCAAACAGTTATATTTCATACAAAACAGCTGCGGGGCAGTACCCGGCCCACAGGACTGCTTCCTGGTACTGCGAGGTCTGAAAACCCTGCATGTGCGCATGCAAAGGCATTGTGAAAACGGCGCCGCTGTTGCACACTTCCTTCGCCAGCACGCCAAAGTAGAAAAGGTATACTGGTGTGGCTTTCAGGACCATCCCAATCACGATATTGCTAAAAAACAGATGCGTGGCTATGGTGGCATGATCTCCTTCACCCTGAAAGACGATAGTATCGAAGCTGCCACGAAAGTGCTGAGCGGTACACACCTTTTTTCCCTGGCAGAATCGCTGGGAGGGGTGGAGTCACTGATAGGCCACCCGGCTTCTATGACCCATGCATCGATTCCCCGCGAAGAACGCATTAGCAACGGTTTGGTAGATTCGCTGATCCGACTGAGCGTAGGTATCGAAGATGCTGATGACCTGATCGCCGACCTGTCGAAAGCTATCGGATAATAGCAAACGCTTCTGCCGCTGGCAGAAGCGTTTGTTTTTTTGGGACATCCGTTTTCACAATTTTACTTATTTTCAATGCGTCATGCTGCAATATTATGCCGGCCTACAGACACACCTAACCGAATGACCACCATGAAATTCCAGCAACTGAAGGCGTTTTTGGATACCAAAGCGGCGTATTATAATACGCCCGATTTTATAAGCGGCGATCCCATTACGATCCCTCACAGGTTTTCCAAATTACAGGATATCGAAATCGCAGGGCTTTTTGCTGCAATACTTGCCTGGGGCAACCGGACCACCATTATCAATAAATGCACAGAACTGATGAAGCTGATGGACAATGAGCCTTACGACTTCATCAAAAACCACCAACCCAGAGAACGAATGAAACTCATGCAGTTCTGCCACCGAACCTTCAATGGAGTAGACCTGCTCTACTTTGTCGAGTTCCTGCAGCACTATTATGGCAACGTTACTTCCCTGGAATTTGCCTTTAGCGGCCACCTGACCCCTAAAGACCAAAATATCGAAAAAGCCCTCATCGGGTTTCATAAAATATTCTTCGCCATGGAGCACCCGGAAAGGACCCGGAAACATATTTCCACCCCTGCCCGGAACTCCGCTTGTAAGCGCCTGAACATGTATTTACGCTGGATGGTTAGAAAAGATGAAAATGGCGTGGATTTTGGACTATGGAAGCACATCAGCCCTTCACAACTGGTATGCCCTGTAGATGTGCATGTGGGCAGAGTCGCTACCAGGCTGGGATTGATCTCTGCAGCCAAGGCAGATTGGCGCACAGCGCTGGATCTGACCGAAAAGCTGCGGCAGCTGGATCCTGAAGACCCCGCCAAATACGATTTCGCGTTGTTTGGCCTCGGCGTCATTGAAAAATATGTTTAATAAATATAGCGTAATGATGAAGCGATTTTTTGTGTCAATGGCCCTGGGCACCACCCTGGCCTTGCCGGCATTTGCACAACAACAACAGGATGATAAAAGAGACTATGTAGACCTGAGCTACAATTTTCTCAAAGGTCAGCAGTTCGAACTGAAACAGGAAAGCCGCAGCGAAACCTATACGACAGTTGATGATATCATGCAACGCGTAACCCGCGACTTCAATAATACCATTGCTATCGAGGTAACCGAAACATCGGATGGCCACGCCACCCTGACTTTCAGATATAAAGAGCTGAAGTTCAATTTCAATGCACGTAACCAGAACATCCTGGTGGATGCAGCCGTGCCTAACGAAAAAGAACCCTTTCAGGCTGCCCTGAAAAGTATTATCGATCAGCCATTCTCTGTCGATATCTCCTCCTCCGGATATATCAACAAAGTAATGGGCCTGGATGATATGCTGGATAAAGCATCTGCTACCTTCTCCAATCTGAAATCAGATGAGCAGACGGCCTATAAAAAGCTCATGAAAGACCAGTTTGGCACCAATGCATTCCATACCTGGCTGGAACAATTGCTGGTGATCTATCCTGTACGCAGTATCAAAACCGGTACCCGCTGGGAAGAAAATGTACCTATCCGCACCGGACTGGTTGGTGATATTTCACTCTACTGGAACCTGCAGACATGGGATGCACAGACCGCCAAGATCAATGGTACAGGTAAAGTGGTGACAAATAAAGTGGAGACTTTTACTACTGACGACGGCATTGTAGCAACTGCCGAGATCAATGGTGATATCATGACCAATTACCTGATTGATCGTACTTCAGGATTCCCCAGTATTGCTTCGCAGAATACTGAGATGAATGGTACATATACTTATAAGGCGAATAAAGCAAAGAAGATTAAGAGCGATGTGAAAGTGCCTGTAAGGATTGTAACGAATGCGTCTTACAAGATTAAAAGAATGAAATAAAACGCAGTGTCGATTTAAAAAAATAGCTGCTGCCTATGGCAGCAGCTATTTTTTTAAATCGAAATAAATTATAAATACAATGCAACAATTACTACCGGAAACAACACTACAAATCGCAGCAAATACCGCTCTTGCAATCCCGGATCATATCACCTACGAACAACTGGAATCACTATTAGCTGCAAGGCTGGAAACAATGATCAACGAAGACTTCCAGCAATTCGTACTACTCCTCTACAAAATCGATGTATCCGAAAATAAAGTAAGACAAATACTCGCTGACGACACCACAGCAGCTGTATATAAAAAAATTGCTGCCTTGCTCATAGAGCGTCAGCAGCAAAAAATTATATCCCGCAAAACCTTTACCAGACCAGCAAATGACGATGACGGGGAAGAAAGATGGTAAACTATTTATCAAACATCAGCTCACGTACCTTCGCTTTATCCTCCTTCTCTTTCTCCAGTTCAAATGATGTTCCGAACACCCAATCCCACAAAGAAGAACTCACCCCAAATCCTTTCTCCTCGGCCTTATAATGGTGCAAATGATGATTGCGCCATAATGGCTTCATAAACTTAAACGGTGGATTCCATGCATGAATTGCATAATGCATACTCCCATATATCAGGTAGCCTAACATAAATCCCGGAAAGAACATATACGTATACTGTCTCAGGAAAATATACTGAACACCAAAGATCGCTGATGCCAGTATCAAACTGGGCACAGGCGGCATAAACAATCGCTGCTTGTCGCGCGGATACTCATGGTGATTACCATGCATCACATATATAACACGCCTTATTTTCGGGCTCTCACTGCCGAAGTGAAACAAATACCGGTGCATGATATACTCAAAGAATGTCCAGAATAACATCGCACCAAAAAAGACCGTTAATACAGTAGTGATGTTAAATCCCAATGAGGTGTTGCTGTAATAAAGACTATACCCGATAATAGGTATGTACATACCCCATATTACCAATGGATGTGTTTTAGTGAGCATTTCTAAATAGCTGCTCTCAAATAACCTCGCCTGCCCTTTGTTCTTAATCTTATCAAACTTCATGACTCCCTTTAAATTTTTACAAATTGATAAAGCCTTCAATACTCCTTTAAATCTTCCTGTAAAATCATTCGCCAAAGTGCTAATGCACTAATATTATGCCGATCTTACCTGTGCTTTCCCGGTGTGATTATGAATAACTCCTGTACATTTTCTTACAGTAATTCATATTGATAAATTCTCTCACTTGTATACCTGAAAAGGAACTGTTCGTTTGCTTCACAATCGCCCCGAATCACACATAACGCCGCGCGAAACAAGTATTTCATCCGTCAAAAACCAATCAAACCAGCCCGGTTTATTAAAGATTATTACATATAAGAGCGACCCTTATTTATTATCCTTTAGGCGAAAACCCTAACATAGCAATTAGCATTTGTTGTTGTGTCATTATGTGGATTTGCTACCTCAGAAGGGTAGGGAACATCTATGTATACAGAAAACAATAGTTATTTGTTGTAATCTCAATTTCGATCTTCTCACTGAAATGAAATATCAGGCTTCGGGGGGTGATGAATAGCGCTACATTGCAACCATTAGAATGTATAAGTTATATTTACACATCATACAACCAGAACGTTATATTATGAAACTTGTTACTTACCTCCGGGAAGAGAGCGACCAGCTGGCCATTTTGGTAGACAATCAACTCTATAACACCCAGGACCTTCACCCCAATCTCCCCGGCAACATGCAGATGTTCCTGCTCATGTGGGAAGATGTGATCGACATTGCAAAAGAAGCCGATGCCCAGCTCAAAGCCGGCAAACACGTAGGCATAGCAAGCCCGATTCCGGTAGAAAGAGTGACACTGATGGCCCCTGTGCCATTTCCCAATTCCTGCCGGGATGCTTATGCATTCCGCCAGCACGTAGCCTCTGCACGCCGTAACCGCAGGGTACCCATGATTGAAGAATTCGACCAGTTCCCCGTATTTTACTTTACCAACCACAATGCGATCCAGGGTCCGGGCAATGTATACTGCATGCCCGATCACTTTGAAAAACTGGACTTTGAACTGGAAGCTGCCATCGTGATCTGCAAGGCAGGCCGTAATATTCCTGCCGAAGAAGCAGATGAATACATTGGCGGATACATGATCATGAATGACATGAGTGCACGTACCCTGCAAATGGATGAAATGAAACTGAATATGGGCCCCTGCAAAGGCAAAGACTTCAGCACCGTAATTGGCCCGATGCTGGTTACCCCCGATGAACTGGCCCCCCTGCTCACCGAGCCTAAACCAGGCCACACCGGCAAAGCTTTTAACCTGAAAATGACCTGCCATGTAAATGGGGTACAGGTCAGCGAAGGCAATCTGGCAGATATGGACTGGACCTTTGCCGAAATCATTCAACGCTGCTCTTACGGGGCGAACATCATGCCCGGCGATGTAATTGGCAGTGGCACTGTAGGTACCGGCTGTTTCCTGGAGCTAAACGGTACCGGTAAACTCAATAATCCTGAATATCCTGAACAATGGCTGCAGGAAGGTGATGTGGTAGAACTGGAAATAGAAGGCCTGGGAAAACTGAGCAACACCATCGTAGCAGAAGATTCAGATTTTTCGATCCTCAAACTGAAGAAATAAATGCAGATCATTCCCGGGCAGGTAAGCACCGCCGTACTGCAAGGATATTTACAGGGTGCAATCGCACCCAGGCCAATCTGTTTTGCAAGCACTGTCGATAAAGAGGGGAGACCTAATTTATCGCCTTTTAGCTTCTTTAATATTTTCGGTACCAATCCTGCAACACTCATCTTTTCACCTTCGCGCAGGGTGAGGGATAATACCACCAAACATACACTGGAGAACCTGTACGAGGTGAAAGAAGTGGTGATCAATATGGTGAATTATGCCATGGTTCAACAAACCTCTTTAGCCAGTTGCGAATACCCCAGAGAGATCAATGAATTTGAGAAAGCAGGATTCACTGCAATCGCATCTGAAAAGATAAGACCTTTCAGAGTGAAGGAAAGCCCGGTACAGATAGAATGTATCGTACGGCAGATCATTGAAACAGGTACAGAAGGTGGTGCGGGTAACCTGGTGATTTGTGAACCAGTCATGATCCACATCAGCGATGAAGTGCTGAATGAAAAAGGAGGGATCGATCCGCATAAACTGGATCTGGTAGCAAGAATGGGAGGGGATTATTATTGCAGGGCTTCCGGGGATGCGGTATTTGAAGTAGCAAAGCCAAATACAGCGCTGGGAATCGGCATTGATGCCCTGCCTTTGCATATCCGGAATAGCAGGATCCTGACCGGCAATCATTTAGGACAACTGGCAAATGTGCATGAGCACCCGGTGATAGATCCGGCATTTGAGGATGAGCATCTGAAGAATATTTTCCAGTACTACAGTATTACGCCCGATGAAATGGAAAGAGAGCTGCATGCCTACGCACTGCGACTATTAAACGAAGGCAAAGTTGCCGAAGCCTGGCAAATACTACTGGCAGTATAAGCTAATGTTGCTGAGGCCTTCAGCCGAGACATCTGCGATCAAAAGCCGAAACATTTGCGACCAAAAAATAAGGTTTGCCAGAGGCAAACCTTATTTTTTGCTTTATTTTGAAGTGACACTACCAAACACTTTCTTCAGCAACTCCGTAGTCCTCGCCGCAGGATTTGCCCTGATATTCTTCTCCTCCACCTTAATCTGATCAAACAGCGCATTCACTGCCATACCCGTCACATAATCCTGCAGATCAGGATTCACTTTATTAAAAGTAGTCGGCAGCTTATTGTAGCTGGTTACAATATTTCCATAATACTTAGTGGCACTGGTACTATCCAGCGCACCTTTCACCACAGGAGAAAACGCAGCCTTCAGCTTTGCAGTCGTCTTATTCTTGAAGTAAACAGTAGCAGAACTGTCAGAACCCTTCAACAGGTTTAACGCATCCGTAATCGTCATTTCCTTAATTGCATCCACAAAAATAGGTGCTGCAAAACCTACCGCTTTTTCAGCTGCGCGGTTGATAGACAAGATCGCTTTATCCACCTGGCTGCCCAGACCTACACTTCTCAATGTATTGCCGATCTTCACTGCATCAGGAGGTAATAACAGCTTATACACTTCACTACCAAAGAAACCATCTGTCTTATTCAGCGAAGCAATACCTTTTGCTACCCCATTTGACAATGCCTCCTTGATCGCATTCCCTGCATCTGTCTGTGAAACACCAGCAGTACTTCCAGTTGCGCCACTGGCGGCATTACTTACAGCTTTACTCAAATTCTTTAATAACTGGGCCTGTGATACCGTTCCCAAAGAAATACCAGCCAAAAACAGAAGACATAGTTTCTTAAACATATTGTTGAAGTTGTGGTTTACATGCAAATTAATAACAATATTTAATCTACCAATTCAATTAGTGATGAAGGGTAGCTCTTCGCACAGCAGCCCCGGATCGCATGGCGACCCGGGGCTGCTACAGGCTATAAAAATAACGTATTTTCCTATTCGTGTATTGTCAGCAATGGAATATGACTGCGAAAAGCTAACTGTGTAGTCCGGCTTCTCCTGAACATACCTTCGAACAACCCATGTTTCCGGGGTATTATAAAGATCAGATCGACGCCCTCTTTCTCAGAAAATTCCATAATACCATCCGCTACATTCTCATTGTCTACAAAATGATAAATTGGATGATACCCTTCAAGCAGGGTATCCAGCAGCAAACTCTCCATAGGCGTTTCGCCTGCCAGCCCCTTCCCGGAGTGATCAATATTCAATACATGCAGCGCTGCATTAAATAGCCTGAGCAAGCTTTTGAGCGGCCCAATGGGCGTATTTTCCCCTATGTGTTTAAAATCGCAGGCAAATACAATCTTCCGGATCGGGTGGTACACTGCATCTGCAGGCACAATAATCACCGGGCAAGCCGTATGCTTTGCCACATCTACCGAATTGGAACCAATCAGGATCTCTTCGAAATGGCTGCCACCTTCTGTACCCATCACGATCAGATCTGCCTGCTGCTCCTGGCAAAATCCATCAATATTTGCTGCCAGCAGATGATTTTCTGCTTTCAGATCCAGTACTACATTGGCAGGAACATCTGTAGCCAGCTCATTTCTCATCTTTTCCAGGCCCTCCTGGCTGGCCAGCTTCAATTCCCCGGAATCTACCATCGGAATAGCCGAAGGCATATCCGGTACCGGCACTACCAGCTCATAAGCATGGTACAGGACCACCCGGGTAGCCCCCATTTGCCCTGCCAGCCCCAGCGCATAGCGGGCGGCATTATATGCTGCTGCTGAAAAGTCCGTAGGCACAATAATAGTTTTCATCTGATTACTGTTTTTATGTGTGGAATATGTAGAACCTATGGAATTAAGAGAAAAATTAATGCCAAAGGGGAGAAAACGATTATTTTTGCACTCCATTATTGTAATTCAGTATTTACATGACATCACTATCTGAGCAAGAGATTATTCGCAGGGAGAAACTGCAGGAACTGGAAAATGCGGGCATCAACCCCTATCCAGCGGAAGAATACCCAGTAAACAATACTGCCGCTAACATCAAGGCAGTATATAGTGAAGAAACCAAAGACCAACTGCAAAACATTTGCGTTGCAGGCCGTGTTATGAAGAAACGTGACATGGGGAAGGCGGCTTTCATCAGCCTCCAGGACCATACTGGCGCTATTCAGCTTTATATTCGCCGCGATGACATCTGCCCTGGTGAGGATAAGACCATGTTCGATACTGTTTTCAAAAAGCTGATCGACCTGGGAGATATTCTAGGCGCAAAAGGATATGCTTTTGTGACCAAAACCGGCGAATTATCTATCCACGTAACACAACTGGATTTTCTCGCCAAATCTCTGCGCGTACTGCCAAATGTAGCTGAAAAAGACGGTGAAACCTTCGATGCTGTAACTGATCCTGAATTCAGGTACCGCCAGCGCTATGTAGACCTGATCATCAACCCTGGTGTAAAGGATACGTTCATCAAGCGTACAAAGATCATGCAGACCATCCGTGATTTCTACAACGACCTGGGTTACCTGGAAGTAGAAACACCGATCCTCCAGCCAATCCCTGGTGGTGCCACTGCACGTCCGTTCAAGACACATCACAATGCACTGGATATTCCATTATACATGCGTATTGCCAATGAGCTGTACCTGAAACGCCTGATCGTAGGTGGTTTCGATGGGGTGTACGAATTTGCCAAAGACTTCCGCAACGAAGGGATGGACCGTACCCACAACCCGGAATTTACCGTAATGGAAATGTACGCCGCTTATAAAGACTATGAGTGGATGATGCGTACCACCGAAACCCTGCTGGAAAAGATCGCCCTCACCCTGCACGGTACCACCCAGGTACAGGTAGGAGAAAAGGTGATCGACTTCAAAGCTCCTTTCAAACGTATCAGCATGTATGATGCGATTAAGGAACATACCGGCATCGACATCTCCGAAATGGATGAAGCGCAACTGCGTGACACCTGTAAGCAACTGGGTATCAGCGTAGCACCTAGTATGGGTAAGGGTAAACTGATCGACGAGATCTTTGGTGAAAAAGCTGAGCACAACTATGTACAGCCTACCTTCATCATCGACTATCCGGTGGAAATGAGCCCACTCACCAAGAAACACCGCAGCAAACCAGGTCTGGTAGAACGCTTTGAACTGATGGTAAACGGTAAGGAACTCGCAAACGCTTACAGCGAGCTGAATGACCCTATCGATCAGCGCCAGCGCTTCGAAGATCAGGTGAAACTGATGGAAAGAGGTGATGACGAAGCGATGTACATCGACTACGACTTCCTCCGTGCCCTGGAATATGGTATGCCACCAACTTCCGGTATCGGTATTGGCATCGACCGTTTGACCATGATCATGACGAACAACCTGTCTATCCAGGATGTACTGTTCTTCCCACAAATGAAACCAGAGAGAGGCCAATAGACTTCTCTTTTCAACCTTATATCAAGAAAGATCCGGCTGTTACAGGCCGGATTTTTAATTTACAACAAATCCGATCTATGCAATTACGTCACGTCACCAGCTGCCTGGCAGCCCTGGGCCTTTTATCCGCGCCACTTTGTGCCCAGGACAAAAAAGATCTTACTTTCGACCAGATCTGGAAGAATGCCCCTTCCGGCATCACCCAGCCATTACCCAACATCAGTGGTTGGGCCGATGATACACACTATATCGAAGTACGCAATGGCAAATCTTACCAGGTAGATGTGAAAACGGGTGCCGCATCCGAATATTCCAAAGCCGGTATTTCTGTAGCTGTACAAAATCACGATATTATCTACACTGCTGCTGATGGTACAACCTCACAGCTCACCAACGATACGCTTACGGAGAAAAACCCGACCCTTTCTCCTGATGGAAAGTACGTAGCCTTCACCCGGCACAATGACCTCTACAGCGTGGAAATAGCCACTAAAAAAGAAACCCGCTATACCAGCGATGCCTCAGAGGTAGTGTACAATGGTTATGCCTCCTGGGTATACTACGAAGAAATCCTGGGCCGCCCCACCAGATACCGCGCATTCTGGTGGAGCCCCGACAGCAGGTACCTGGCCTATATGCGCTTCGACGACTCACAGGTACCCGTATTCCCCATTTACAGCGAAAAAGGACAGCATGGGTACACAGAAAATACCCGCTACCCAAAAGCCGGCGATAAAAACCCCGAAGTGAAAGTAGGAGTGGTGCCTGTATCCGGGGGAACCACTACCTGGGCAGCTTTTGATGAAAAAGCGGACCAGTACTTCGGTACACCATTCTGGACCAGCGACAATCACCTGTGGTTACAATGGATGAACAGAGGACAAGACAACCTGAAACTCTATGATATCAACCTGAGCACCGGCGCCAAAAAAGAAGTTTATGATGAAAAACAGGCAACCTGGATCGACTGGAAAGATGGTATGACCATCCTGGACAAAGGCAGGGGCTTCATCATAGAAAGCGATAAAACAGGCTGGTCACACCTCTATTGGTACAATATGGATGGCTCCCTGAAAAAACAACTGACCAGCGGCAACTGGACCGTGAACTATACCGTGGCCTTCGATGCCAAACAGGAAAATATCTACTTCGTAGCCCGCAAAGAAGCTTCTACCCGCACAGACCTCTATAAAGTAAATATGAATAGCGGCGCTATTACCCGCCTCACTTTCGGAGATTACTTTCATGCTACGGCAGTGAGCCCGCATGGTGATTATTTCATTAGCGCTTACTCCAACCTGGCTACCCCAACCCGCATAGCCCTGATGGACAATAAAGGCAAGGTAGTCCGAGAACTGGGAAACAGCAAAGGCGATCAGATAGCCAGTTATAACCTGGCCCTGCCTAAGTTAATGTCTTACACCACCCGCGATGGCTTAACCCTGCCCATGACAGTAACAATGCCCCTCCATATGCAGGAAGGCAAAAAGTACCCGGTGCTCATCAGCATCTATGGAGGCCCGAATGCCGGCACTGTATATGATCGCTGGAACCTGAATCTTACCTCACAGTGGTGGGCTGAAAAAGGCGTTATCCAGGTGGTAATTGATAACCGTAGCTCCGGTCAGCTGGGGAAAATGGGGATGAACTACATCCACCGCAAAACGGGCATCTATGAAATTGAGGATTATATGGATGCCACCAAATGGCTCCGTTCCCTGAATTATGTGGATACGAACAAGGTTTGCATTACCGGGGGCAGCTTTGGAGGTTATATGACCTGTATGGCCCTCACCTATGGCGCTTCAGTATTCAATTATGGAATGGCAAACTATTCCGTGACCGACTGGCAGCTCTACGATAGTCATTATACAGAAAGATATATGGATTCCCCGGCAGAGAACCCTGAAGGGTACCGGATCACCTCACCAATGCACTACCTGGACCGCTATAAGGGCTTAATCAGGATCACCCATGGTACCATGGACGATAATGTGCATATCCAGAATAGTATCCAGCTCGTCAATATGCTGGAAGACATGAATAAGCATTTTGAATTTATGGTGTACCCGGGAGAACGTCATGGGTGGAGAACCAGTATCAAGAATAGGCATAGTGATATGGAGATGTACCGGTTTATCTATCGCTATTTACTGGAAGAGCCGTTTCCGGCAGACTTATAAAAATAGAAACGGGGCTGCAAGACTACAGCCCCGAAAAATTTTAACCATATCTTTATTGAAAAACCTATACCAAAGGTGCACGTATTTTGAATACAGTCAAAACCCATTCTGGTGAATGCTATATTTTTGTTGGGGAACGTAATGAAAAGGAAGTTAAACGTAGCTGCTTCTGACAGCGAAAATCAGTTTTTGAGGGGTGAACGTGACAGATGAGCTGTTAATGGCAGCACCTGTCTTCAAAATAGAAGGGCGGTAAGAATACCGCCCTTGTAATAATTTTAACCATATCCTATGAAAAACCTAAGTCAAAGATATAGTCTACAAAACTGAGTTCTTCTCTCATTTCCGTGAACGTTATAAAATAGTTCGTAAAACGGTAAGAATGAAGTGGTCAGTCGATATATGATAAATAATATAATATTATTTAATTTTTAAATTGTAATTATTTTTAATTACTCTTCGGAACACCATCATTAGCCCACCTGCAGGCCATTCTGAACCATTCTGTCCGGCTGTAAAAGCACTACTTCTTTATCATTGCCTACCACACCTAATACCAAACACTCAGAAAAGAAATTGGCTACCTGCTTTACAGGGAAGTTCACTACAGCAACAATCTGTTTACCGATTAAGTCCTCTTCAGTATATAATTTGGTGATTTGAGCGGATGAACGCTTAATGCCCAGCTCAGGTCCGAAGTCAATTAATAGTTGATATGCCGGGTTCTTTGCCCTGGGAAAGTCGGCTACCTCTATAATAGTTCCTACCCGGATAACAACCTTTTCAAAATCCTGCCAGGTGATCTGCTCCATAATATTGTGGTATTGAAGCCTTAAGATAACAAAAAAGGCGGTAAGAGTACCGCCTGATAATTTAACCATATCCTATGAAAAACCTATTGTAAATATATATTGCCGGTTTTGTAGAAAAATCTGCCATTTGGTGAATGTTATATTTTTCCCTGTTAATGCAGGATTTAGAGATTTTGCGAACACATGCGAGAGTATCATTATATTATAAAATAGATCGCTGCATCCACATACTTAATGGCATGGTTCTTGCGTTTTTATAAGGACAAAATTTTAGGTTAAAAAATAGGTTA
This window of the Chitinophaga sancti genome carries:
- a CDS encoding cystathionine gamma-synthase, encoding MKLGTKLIHAGVTPDPSTGAIMTPIFQTSTYVQSAPGQHKGYEYARTQNPTRDALQNALAAIENGKFGISFGSGLAATDAVMKLLNPGDEVIASNDLYGGTYRIFTKIFERYGIKFHFAGMQDAQNIRNYINANTKLIWIETPTNPLLNIIDIAACAQIAGEHNLLLAVDNTFASPYLQNPLDLGANIVVHSATKYLGGHSDVVHGAIIVKDEELAKQLYFIQNSCGAVPGPQDCFLVLRGLKTLHVRMQRHCENGAAVAHFLRQHAKVEKVYWCGFQDHPNHDIAKKQMRGYGGMISFTLKDDSIEAATKVLSGTHLFSLAESLGGVESLIGHPASMTHASIPREERISNGLVDSLIRLSVGIEDADDLIADLSKAIG
- a CDS encoding TIGR02757 family protein, giving the protein MKFQQLKAFLDTKAAYYNTPDFISGDPITIPHRFSKLQDIEIAGLFAAILAWGNRTTIINKCTELMKLMDNEPYDFIKNHQPRERMKLMQFCHRTFNGVDLLYFVEFLQHYYGNVTSLEFAFSGHLTPKDQNIEKALIGFHKIFFAMEHPERTRKHISTPARNSACKRLNMYLRWMVRKDENGVDFGLWKHISPSQLVCPVDVHVGRVATRLGLISAAKADWRTALDLTEKLRQLDPEDPAKYDFALFGLGVIEKYV
- a CDS encoding DUF6263 family protein, producing MMKRFFVSMALGTTLALPAFAQQQQDDKRDYVDLSYNFLKGQQFELKQESRSETYTTVDDIMQRVTRDFNNTIAIEVTETSDGHATLTFRYKELKFNFNARNQNILVDAAVPNEKEPFQAALKSIIDQPFSVDISSSGYINKVMGLDDMLDKASATFSNLKSDEQTAYKKLMKDQFGTNAFHTWLEQLLVIYPVRSIKTGTRWEENVPIRTGLVGDISLYWNLQTWDAQTAKINGTGKVVTNKVETFTTDDGIVATAEINGDIMTNYLIDRTSGFPSIASQNTEMNGTYTYKANKAKKIKSDVKVPVRIVTNASYKIKRMK
- a CDS encoding sterol desaturase family protein; this encodes MKFDKIKNKGQARLFESSYLEMLTKTHPLVIWGMYIPIIGYSLYYSNTSLGFNITTVLTVFFGAMLFWTFFEYIMHRYLFHFGSESPKIRRVIYVMHGNHHEYPRDKQRLFMPPVPSLILASAIFGVQYIFLRQYTYMFFPGFMLGYLIYGSMHYAIHAWNPPFKFMKPLWRNHHLHHYKAEEKGFGVSSSLWDWVFGTSFELEKEKEDKAKVRELMFDK
- a CDS encoding fumarylacetoacetate hydrolase family protein codes for the protein MKLVTYLREESDQLAILVDNQLYNTQDLHPNLPGNMQMFLLMWEDVIDIAKEADAQLKAGKHVGIASPIPVERVTLMAPVPFPNSCRDAYAFRQHVASARRNRRVPMIEEFDQFPVFYFTNHNAIQGPGNVYCMPDHFEKLDFELEAAIVICKAGRNIPAEEADEYIGGYMIMNDMSARTLQMDEMKLNMGPCKGKDFSTVIGPMLVTPDELAPLLTEPKPGHTGKAFNLKMTCHVNGVQVSEGNLADMDWTFAEIIQRCSYGANIMPGDVIGSGTVGTGCFLELNGTGKLNNPEYPEQWLQEGDVVELEIEGLGKLSNTIVAEDSDFSILKLKK
- a CDS encoding flavin reductase family protein, with protein sequence MQIIPGQVSTAVLQGYLQGAIAPRPICFASTVDKEGRPNLSPFSFFNIFGTNPATLIFSPSRRVRDNTTKHTLENLYEVKEVVINMVNYAMVQQTSLASCEYPREINEFEKAGFTAIASEKIRPFRVKESPVQIECIVRQIIETGTEGGAGNLVICEPVMIHISDEVLNEKGGIDPHKLDLVARMGGDYYCRASGDAVFEVAKPNTALGIGIDALPLHIRNSRILTGNHLGQLANVHEHPVIDPAFEDEHLKNIFQYYSITPDEMERELHAYALRLLNEGKVAEAWQILLAV
- a CDS encoding DUF4197 domain-containing protein, coding for MFKKLCLLFLAGISLGTVSQAQLLKNLSKAVSNAASGATGSTAGVSQTDAGNAIKEALSNGVAKGIASLNKTDGFFGSEVYKLLLPPDAVKIGNTLRSVGLGSQVDKAILSINRAAEKAVGFAAPIFVDAIKEMTITDALNLLKGSDSSATVYFKNKTTAKLKAAFSPVVKGALDSTSATKYYGNIVTSYNKLPTTFNKVNPDLQDYVTGMAVNALFDQIKVEEKNIRANPAARTTELLKKVFGSVTSK